The DNA segment TCCTTTACAGCCCTGGCTGCTTTCAGATTGAGCTCAAGGTCTGTGGTGAGGATAAGTGCAGCTTCGACATTTGCAACACCTGCAGCCTTAAGAGTTTTTATATCAGTTATATCTCCCTGAATTACTGTAGAAAAACCCCTCTCTTTCAGAGATTCGACGCGTGTTTTGTCGTTATCTACAATTATGATATCTTTTTTAGACTCTTTCAATTTTTCGGCTGCAAAATATCCTGAGGTACCACAACCAAGCACAGCATGCATAATATCACCTAAAAAGCCTTCAGCAGGTCTGCTCTTGTGATTATTCCAACAATCTTACTATCCTTCACAACAGGAAGACGGTTTATACCACGCTCTCTCATTAGTCTGGCTGCCTTTGATATATCTTCTTCAGGAGAGATTGTAATTGCAGATTTTGTCATAATATCTTTAATCTTTAGTTTGTCTAAAAGCTTTATCTCCTTTGTAATTTTATCGATATTCAGTTTTACCCTTACCGGAAGCTCGATTAAATCCAGAGGGCTTGGCAGCAGAGTGTTAAGACTTATACTCTTCTCCTCAAGAGCCTTTAGCAGGTCAGCTTCACTGATGACACCAATAACATTGCCATCCTCCACAACAGGAGCACCACTTATTCTGTATTTCCTCAATTTCCTTGCTGCTTCTTCAAGGCTTTCGTCAGCCCCTATAACAATAACATCTTTTGTCATAAAATCTTCAACATTCATATTAATACCTCATGGATGGAGACCTGGAAAGAGAAGACCGAGAGTTTCTTCATAGCCCGTCATAATATTCATGTTTTGAACTGCCTGTCCTGAAGCACCTTTGACAAGATTGTCTATGGCTGAAACTATTATAGCTCTTTCTCTCTCATAATCTACTTCAAAGCTTCCTATATCAATAAAATTCGAACCTCTTATAGCACTTAACCCTGGAATATTACCAACTTCAAGAAGTCTGACAAACGGTTCTTTCGAATAAAAATCTTCGAAAATCCCTCTGATTTCACCGGAAGTTTTCTCCTCTTTAAGGAAACAGTGTATTGTGCTTGATATCCCTCTTATCACAGGGATTATATGTGGCACAAAGGAAACACTCGTGCCCGGGGCAATTTTATTGAGTTCCTGCTCAATCTCAGGCAGATGCTGGTGGTTTGTAACCTTATAGGCGAGAATATTCTCATCCACATCGGGAAAGTGAGTTGCATGCTGTGGCTTGACACCTGCACCTGAAATTCCACTCTTTGAATCAGCAACAATCCTATCAGCTATGTCAACAATAGGAGCCAGAGCCAGTATTACACCTGTTGGATAACAGCCAGGGTTTGCAACAAAATTTGCAGTTTTTATCTCCTTTCTATGAAGCTCGGGCAGTCCATAAACTGCCTTAAGCTCTGGTGCACTGTGCTTATTCTTATAATATTTTTCATAAACTTCAATATTATCAAACCTGAAGTCGCCACTCAGGTCAATAACTTTCAGTCCTGCCTCTACAAGCCCGGGAGCGATTTTCATACTTGTGCCATGGGGTAAAGCCAGAAATACAAAGTCGCAGCGTTCTACAATCTCCTCTATACCCGGGTTTTCGAACTCAATATCAACAATTTTCCTGAGGTTCGGATGGATGGCACTTACTTTCTTACCATTAAAGCTTCTCGAGGTTGCCAGAGCTATTTCAACTTTACTGTGCTGAGTTAAAAGACGTAGAAGTTCACCTCCGGTATATCCTGAAGCTCCTACTATTCCCACCTGCATTAAAAACACCTTAATAAGTTTATGTGTTATTTAACCTTAAACTTATCCTATGTAGCGTATATCTTCATCCCCGCTTTCTCTCTTAATTAAACCCAGATTTTCCATCATTTTCTGCTCCATAGTTTTGGATTCTTCAAATTTCTGCCTTGCAGCTTTTCCTTCGTCTTTTAAATTAGCCATATCAATATCCAGATTTAAAAGCTTTGACAGAACATTGAGTACAGCTTCTGAAGCTTCAGGGTCAATATAAAAGCCGGATGTCTCACCCATAAGACACAATCCCGGGATTTCTCTCTGTCTGCCAAGACTCAGCAGCAGCCCAGATATACCGACAATCTGCCCCTCTGTCTCCCTCTTAATCACAACCCCTAGCTCTTCAAGAGTGGATATATATCCTTCTTCTGTCACTGCCCCATATACCCTGGGGTTGTTAACAGTTTCTTTCATACCCAGGCCACCGAGAGTATAAATTTCACTTACTCTAAGATTTCCTGCAAAATTCAGAATTTCATGAGACAGTCTGTACTGCCCTTCAGGAGTGACGCTCTGAGTATTGCCTGTAATAAATATTAAATCTTTCTGACGGTTTCCTTCACCCTTTAAGAAATAGAATTCGATTTTCATTTCCTCGACAAAACCACTTTTGTCTATAAGAACCTGAGGTGGGAAATCCGTAGAATAAAGCTTTGCAAACTTTTCTGCTTTCAGCTCTTTAATAATATATTCAACAGCTATCTTTCCCACATGCCCTATGCCCGGAAGCCCCTCGATAAATACCGGGTCTTGAAGTTCAGGCTTTTCTGTATAGAACACCTCGAAGTCCGTCACTTTTCTTTCTCCTTTATATTTAAGGCAGCAGAATTTGTATCAGTTCTTTTCATCTTTTATCTCGCGGTAGAACTGACCATCGCCATCATGGGTTTTTATAACTTCAATAGCTTTATTGGCGGCTTTCCTTAAAACATCTTCAGCTATTTTATATTCAGGTGCCACAACTTTGATTCTGTATCTGGGAGAGCCTACATAAATAATATCAAGTTTTACTTCGTCATTTGTTTCTCCTTCTCTCGCCTTTATCAATGCATCCTTTATAGCTTCCACACCATCTGTCTCGAAACATCTTAAATCAACATAACCTGTAATCTCAACGGTTGGTATGGTAACATTTTCTCCCGCTATTTTGATTAGTTCACGTGCCCAGTCTTCTGGTATCTCAATATCTTTGAGGGCTTCTTCACCCAGCAGTGAGATTTCTTCAAGGGCGCCATATATCTCACCAAAATGCTCCTCAAGAGTAAAACCTACCTCTTTGTACGCATCTTCAAGAGTTTTCCCAAGATTGTTGGCTGACATCTCAAGAAGTTTCTCAGCCTTCTGGGCTCTCTTCCACTCCTGGAGCTTGTTTTTCTTGGCTGATTCACTTACCCGTCTCAGAGATAAATCTATATGTCCTTTCCTTCTATCTATCCCCATTACCTTGGCTACAGTCTTCTGCCCTTCCTTGACAAAATCTCTTATATTCTTTATCCAGGTTGAGGCTACCTCCGAGATGTGAATATATCCGTCTTTACCACCATATTCATCAAGCCTGGCAAAAGCTCCATATGGATATACCTTTGTAATTGTGCATACCACAAGGTCATTTTCCTCCGGGAAGGGCTCCCTCTTGATTACCAATAACCTCACTCCAGCACTGATATTATCTTTGTGAGAATTTTTGCCTTGCCACCTGTGGGCTCAGCCAGAGTCTTCCCACATACCTGACATGTTATTCTGGTTGAAGCTGAACCAAACATTACCTGCTCATTTCCACAGTCACTGCATTTTACTTTAAGAAATCGTGACCTTGGATTTGAAATAAGTTCCTCCACAATTATGCCTCCAGTTCAAATTTTTTCACTCTGAAGCCCCTGACACTGTGGGCTTTCTTACATACCCTACACTTAAGTATTAGAGAAATTCTCTTGGTTGGCTTTGCACCACTGGGAAGTGGTCTTGGAAAACCACCGTAACCTTTAATGACTCTCCTGAACTGCCTCTGTCCTGCCTTCAATTCACTTGCCTTGTGCTTCTTTACTCTGAGCACCTCATGTACTGTATGCTTTCTACAGCTTGGGCAGTATGTTCTCTTTTCTTTTGGCATCTTCATAATCATACCTCTCTGAGTTAATAATTTAATGCAAATAATGCAGAAGAAATACTTTTAAGATTTTTCCTGATTAACGTCTGCAAACACTATTTTTTAACATGAATTTTCGGGCATTCCCAGGCAAGAGGACACTGGCTGCAGAGAGGTTTCACAGGCTTACATACACTCTGGCCAAATGCAACAAAGGCTCTATTCAGCCTCGCCTTCAGCTTATCGGCAACAATACTGTTAAGCTTTCTCTCAGTATCTCTGGGTTTTGATGTTTTAACAAGACCAAGCCTGTTTGAGATTCTATGCACATGTGTATCAACACCTATGGCTGGTTTATTGAAGGCGTGAGCAAGAACGACATTAGCACTTTTTCTTCCTATACCTGGAAGCTTAATTAACTCTTCAAAGGTTTCAGGCACATCTGAATTATAATTTTCAGCAAGAACTTCTCCGAGTTCTCTGAGCTTTCCTGCCTTCACCCTGTAAAAACCTACAGGATAAATCAGCTTCTCTATCTCATCCTTACTTAAATTCATAAGCTGTGAAGGTGAATCCGCAACCCTGAAAAGTCTATCTGCAGCTTCTGATGTGGTCTCATCTTTTGTTCTGGAACTGATAAGAACAGACACAAGTGTCCTGAATGGAGTTGTCAGGCGTTGCTTTAAGGTTAGAACAGGGGCTTTTCTTTTCTCGCCCTCTCTCTCCATTATCTCAATAACTCTATTTAACTCCATCTTAACACCAGCCATAGCATTATAGCTAAAGTAATTATCTCCAGTGAAATTTTAAATATTATAATTTTAAATGCAATCTTTCTGGAAAAGAGAGAAGCAACCAGAGGGGCAGTACGTTGAAGATAAATTCTCGGCAGAGAGAAAATCAATCCAATTATAAGGGTTATAAGAGCCTTGTTTCCATTAAGAATACCCTGCCTAACAAGCTCTCCTGCTGTGGCAAAACCAGCAACAACATTGGCAAACTGAGTGACCATAACAAGAGAAGCTTCACCAGGAAGAGAGAAGAAGGTCATAACAGGTTCTGAGAAGCCAGCAATCCTGGAAAGAAGTCCCAGGGAGAGGAGAAGTGTCACACCACCATAGGTAAAGACAAAGAGTGGAATAACTCTTTTAAGAGTTTTAAAGGATTGTTTTATTACCAGTTTCATATCTGGTTTTCTTTCAGGCACTTCACTGTAATCCTTAACCGCCGGAAGTCTAAATTTTGAATAAATTAAAGCAAGAGAACTCTGAATAAAGCCACTGCCGACTTTGACTGCAATATATTTAATTGCAAGAGAAATGCCAAGGAGAGGTACAGCCACAGGAATATAAAACCTGAAAATACGGAGAAGCTCATGAACAAATGTTGTGAGAAAGGTTGTTACTATAATCTCCCTTTCATCCACCCTGCCTGCCGTATGAAACTCTGCCAGGGTGGAATAGCCGGCGCTGGGACTTAAAACTCTTGCCATAGCACTGGCTGCAACCTCTGGCGATATGTTTGCAAAACTGAAAAGAGGTCTGAAAGCTCTGTTAAGATATCTGAATAGTCCAAATTCAAGGGCAAAATTTGCAAAAAGAATACCCGAAGAAATAATCAGAATTATTTTTAGGATATACCACACCTAAAACTCCCTCTTGAGAACACAATCGGCAATAATATCCAGAGCCATGGTAGCAGGATTTTTTTGGACTGCAAGAAGTTCTTTTTTACCCTTTTCAACAAAATACTTTGAGCGTTTCAGTGCATAATTTAAAGAGCCACAGTGCTCCATGATTTCTTTTGCTTTTTCGAGGTCTTCGCTGCTCTTTTCTCTTTTATTAAGAATCTTTCTCAATTCTCCATTCTCCCCTGGGCTGCAGTGATGCAGGGCATGAAGTACAACGAATGTACTCTTGCCAAGAGCAATATCGATACCCACAGGTTTCCCCAGGATGTTTTCCCCTGAAGTAATATCCAGAAGGTCATCTATCATCTGAAACCCTATTCCAAGAAAGTAGCCATATCTGGCCAGAGCTTTAACTTCCTCTTTGCTTCCCCCACCTACCATTGCTCCTGTTCTCGTTGCTGCGTCAAATAGAGAAGCTGTCTTGCGTTCAATCACCTCAAGATAAACTTCCTCAGTCATATCGTAATCTTCAGTATGGAGAGTTTCAAGAACCTCACCCTCGGCAAGCTTTGCACAGGTTCTTGATATTATACCGCTAACTTTTCTGTTTCTGTGAGTGCCAACAAGACCAAAAGCCTCTGAAAATAGCAGGTCCCCTGCAAGTATGGCAATTTCATCTCCCCATTTTGCATTGACAGTTGCTCCTCCCCTGCGCTTTGTACTTCTGTCTATTATGTCATCATGCACTATAGTTGCTGTATGAATCAGCTCAATTGCCACAGCTATGGGGAAAATTTCATCAAGAGTTCCCTGAGGGGAGACTGATTTATAGGAAAGTAGAGTCAATACCGGTCTTATCCTTTTTCCACCCATACTGATGAGATGCTTGGAAGCATCATAGAGCACAGGAGGGCTGTCCACAGGTATACTCTCTTCTATATATTTTTCAATTGCTGCAAGGTCATCATTAAAACTTTTATAAACTTTAGAGATTTCTTTCCATAGTTTATCCATCATAGATTCCTCAAGATACTTTTAGTTTTAGAGAAGAAACTTTAACAAATCTATATTTATATTTTCGCATGGACAAAATAAAAAAAGAAATAAATTATACTCTCATGAGATATTTACTCCTGCCTCTCTCCATCACCATGAGGGTATCCCCGCCATTTTTCTTAATTTTCACACTGTAACCGGAAAAAACCCCCACAATGTCCTGAAGTCTTGGAGGGAACACATCTAGGTCAGGTGCTCTGTAAACTTTAGGGTCTCTCGGACCTTCCATTTTATCACCTCTACTTAATACCGATTACGACATATATATAATTTATTATCGCTCATTGTCGAAATTGTCGGGGAAATTTTTATATTCTCATCTATCAAAATTTATGTTGCATTTAAAGGTGAATTAATATGAAGATTACAATAATAGGAGGTGGAGGAAGAGTTGGCTCCACTGCCGCATTCTCCATGATGATTAACAATCTTGCCTCAGAAGTTGTTCTTATTGATATATCGGAAGATAGAGCAAAGGGCGAAGCTCTTGATCTTGCTCATTCTATTTCTGGTATGAAAATCGATGCTGAAGTTTATGGTGGGAGCGATTACTCCCTGACAGAAAATAGTGATATTATTATTGTCACAGCCGGTGTGACAAGAAAACCAGATATGAACAGGCTGGAGCTGGCTGAGAGCAATATAGGTATAGTCAGGGATGTGACAAAGAGGGCTCTTGAGTATTCTAAAAATCCATTTGTCTTAATTGTTTCGAATCCTGTTGATGTTCTGACTTATAATACCATCAAACTCTCAAATCTTGAACCTTCAAGAGTCATAGGCCTGGGCACCCTTCTGGATACAGTGAGACTTAAGTCACTTCTCAAACTCATGTTCAATATAGAATACTCAGAAGAGGTCATGATAATAGGTGAACATGGTGATTCAATGACACCGGTATTCTCTCATCTTGGAGCAGATGCTCCCATATCTAAACTCCGGAATGTTTTTGAGGAGGTCAGAGTGAGTGCAGGCAAAGTTATCGAAGCTAAAGGTGGAACATGGTTTGCTCCCGCAACAGCAATTTCAGAGGTTGTAAGAGGCCTTCAGAATAAAGAAAGCACAATTATGCCCATCTCGGTTTATCTCGAAAACCATGGAATATGTATAGGCTATCCATCGGAGGTAAGCAGTTCTGGAGTAAGGCCGGTAAATTACAACCTCAGCAGAGAAGAGGAGGAACTCTTCCTTAAATCTGTGGATAGAATAAGGACTGCAATAAATAAAAATCTGTGATAAAGAGTTATCAGGATAAAGGTTAAGCCCATGCTTACGTGCGATTCTATTTAAGTACAATACAGGTAGCTATCGCATTGTAGATGCAATATTGAAGATGGGGCTTAACATTGGAGAGCTTTTTCATCTCATCAATATTTTAAAACGAATGGTAGCGGAGCATGCCCGTAGGTGTGGCGACAGAATTTTTATACGGGCAATAAGATTATACGATATGATTGAAATTAAAAAGATAGCCGAAAATTATAGTTATGATATTCATGCTATAAACTATGAGAAAATGTGGGATAGCTTATGACTCGATGGAAAAGCAAGAAAATAATCAAACTTGCAGAAAATGATTTTGAAAGGGCATGGCTTGATACTGCCTCTCTTATTCAGGAACCTTCTCATGTGGAAGACAGGTACAGGGGAGAGTATGGTAAGTCTAATTTCCTGTATGAAACTCTTTATAAACTCAGAGAAGCCTATCTTAAACTTGGCTTTGATGAGTTTGTTAATCCGATATTCATAGAGGAGAAGGAAGTAAAGCGCCAGTTTGGGCCAGAGGCGCTGGCAGTGCTTGACAGATGTTTCTATCTTGCTGGCCTGCCAAGACCGGATGTCGGTTTAAGTCAGGAAAAGCTAAATCTTCTTGAAAAACATGGTATTCAGGCAGATAGAAATGAGCTTCAGGAACTACTCCACAGATATAAAAAGGGTGAAGTCGATGGCGACGATTTAATAAAGGAGCTTGCAGAAACTCTGAAAATTGAGGATTCTCTGGCCACAATGATCTTTTCAGAAATCTTTCCAGAGTTTAAAGAGCTGAAACCCAGACCAACAAATCTGACTCTCAGGAGTCACATGACTTCTGGCTGGTTTTTAACTCTTTCATCCATGTACGGGAGGAAAAAGCTACCCATAAAGCTATTTTCTATTGACAGATGCTTCAGAAGGGAGCAGAGTGAAGATACCACTCACCTTAGAAGCCATTTCTCAGCAAGCTGTGTTGTTATGGCAGAGGATGCCAGTGTTGAAGACGGTAAATTTGTTGCCAGAGAACTTCTCAGAAATTTTGGTTTTGAAAAATTTAAATTTATACCTGACGAAAAACGTTCAAAGTATTACACTCCAGGTACACAGACAGAGGTATATGCTTACAGCCAGAAAGCCGGATGGGTTGAAATAGCGACCTTCGGTGTTTATTCACCTGTGGCACTTTCCAGATATAAAATCGAGGTTCCTGTGATGAATCTCGGCCTTGGTGTGGAACGCCTCGCCATGGTACTTTCAAGTGCGGATGATATCAGGGAAATGGTATTCCCGCAGTTCTATAAAAAGTGGCATCTCGATGATAGAGAAATTGCAGAGATGATTTATTTCAAACTAACTCCATACACAGAAGAAGGTATTGTTATGGCTGAAGCAATAAAAAGTGTTGCTGTAGAGGAGGCAGAAAGAGAAACTCCAGCTGAGATAACAGCTTTTTCAGGTACATTTCTCGGCAGAAAAGTTGAAGTTAAACTTGTTGAAGAGGAAGAAGGGAAAAAACTTCTGGGTCCTGCCTACAGAAATAAAATATTTGTAAAAGAAGGCAACATTCTGGGAAGTGCAGAGCATCCTGAACATGCCTTCAGTACAGATATAAGCTATCTCAGGGCATGTTCTCTCGCAATATCTGCAAAGGCAGAAAAATTGGTGGAAACAGAAGAAACAGAAAAGAAGTTAAGATTCGGTATGGTTAAGGGACTGGGTGATATAAATCTGAAGCTGGACGAAGTTGCCAGACGTTATATAACAACCTACGAGAAGAAAATAGATGTCAGAGGCCCCCTGTTTCTCACGACTGTAATAAAATTAAAGTAAAAAATAAAGCTCATGGCAGTAAATTGAAGCCAAAGAAGCCCTTTATTGTATATCTCAGTCCAACATAGAAT comes from the archaeon BMS3Bbin15 genome and includes:
- the guaB_2 gene encoding inosine-5'-monophosphate dehydrogenase: MNVEDFMTKDVIVIGADESLEEAARKLRKYRISGAPVVEDGNVIGVISEADLLKALEEKSISLNTLLPSPLDLIELPVRVKLNIDKITKEIKLLDKLKIKDIMTKSAITISPEEDISKAARLMRERGINRLPVVKDSKIVGIITRADLLKAF
- the argC gene encoding N-acetyl-gamma-glutamyl-phosphate reductase, which produces MQVGIVGASGYTGGELLRLLTQHSKVEIALATSRSFNGKKVSAIHPNLRKIVDIEFENPGIEEIVERCDFVFLALPHGTSMKIAPGLVEAGLKVIDLSGDFRFDNIEVYEKYYKNKHSAPELKAVYGLPELHRKEIKTANFVANPGCYPTGVILALAPIVDIADRIVADSKSGISGAGVKPQHATHFPDVDENILAYKVTNHQHLPEIEQELNKIAPGTSVSFVPHIIPVIRGISSTIHCFLKEEKTSGEIRGIFEDFYSKEPFVRLLEVGNIPGLSAIRGSNFIDIGSFEVDYERERAIIVSAIDNLVKGASGQAVQNMNIMTGYEETLGLLFPGLHP
- a CDS encoding PAC2 family protein — translated: MTDFEVFYTEKPELQDPVFIEGLPGIGHVGKIAVEYIIKELKAEKFAKLYSTDFPPQVLIDKSGFVEEMKIEFYFLKGEGNRQKDLIFITGNTQSVTPEGQYRLSHEILNFAGNLRVSEIYTLGGLGMKETVNNPRVYGAVTEEGYISTLEELGVVIKRETEGQIVGISGLLLSLGRQREIPGLCLMGETSGFYIDPEASEAVLNVLSKLLNLDIDMANLKDEGKAARQKFEESKTMEQKMMENLGLIKRESGDEDIRYIG
- the pnp gene encoding polyribonucleotide nucleotidyltransferase — protein: MVIKREPFPEENDLVVCTITKVYPYGAFARLDEYGGKDGYIHISEVASTWIKNIRDFVKEGQKTVAKVMGIDRRKGHIDLSLRRVSESAKKNKLQEWKRAQKAEKLLEMSANNLGKTLEDAYKEVGFTLEEHFGEIYGALEEISLLGEEALKDIEIPEDWARELIKIAGENVTIPTVEITGYVDLRCFETDGVEAIKDALIKAREGETNDEVKLDIIYVGSPRYRIKVVAPEYKIAEDVLRKAANKAIEVIKTHDGDGQFYREIKDEKN
- a CDS encoding 30S ribosomal protein S27e: MEELISNPRSRFLKVKCSDCGNEQVMFGSASTRITCQVCGKTLAEPTGGKAKILTKIISVLE
- a CDS encoding 50S ribosomal protein L44e — its product is MKMPKEKRTYCPSCRKHTVHEVLRVKKHKASELKAGQRQFRRVIKGYGGFPRPLPSGAKPTKRISLILKCRVCKKAHSVRGFRVKKFELEA
- the nth gene encoding endonuclease III, encoding MAGVKMELNRVIEIMEREGEKRKAPVLTLKQRLTTPFRTLVSVLISSRTKDETTSEAADRLFRVADSPSQLMNLSKDEIEKLIYPVGFYRVKAGKLRELGEVLAENYNSDVPETFEELIKLPGIGRKSANVVLAHAFNKPAIGVDTHVHRISNRLGLVKTSKPRDTERKLNSIVADKLKARLNRAFVAFGQSVCKPVKPLCSQCPLAWECPKIHVKK
- the ispB gene encoding octaprenyl-diphosphate synthase, with the translated sequence MMDKLWKEISKVYKSFNDDLAAIEKYIEESIPVDSPPVLYDASKHLISMGGKRIRPVLTLLSYKSVSPQGTLDEIFPIAVAIELIHTATIVHDDIIDRSTKRRGGATVNAKWGDEIAILAGDLLFSEAFGLVGTHRNRKVSGIISRTCAKLAEGEVLETLHTEDYDMTEEVYLEVIERKTASLFDAATRTGAMVGGGSKEEVKALARYGYFLGIGFQMIDDLLDITSGENILGKPVGIDIALGKSTFVVLHALHHCSPGENGELRKILNKREKSSEDLEKAKEIMEHCGSLNYALKRSKYFVEKGKKELLAVQKNPATMALDIIADCVLKREF
- the ldh gene encoding L-lactate dehydrogenase, translating into MKITIIGGGGRVGSTAAFSMMINNLASEVVLIDISEDRAKGEALDLAHSISGMKIDAEVYGGSDYSLTENSDIIIVTAGVTRKPDMNRLELAESNIGIVRDVTKRALEYSKNPFVLIVSNPVDVLTYNTIKLSNLEPSRVIGLGTLLDTVRLKSLLKLMFNIEYSEEVMIIGEHGDSMTPVFSHLGADAPISKLRNVFEEVRVSAGKVIEAKGGTWFAPATAISEVVRGLQNKESTIMPISVYLENHGICIGYPSEVSSSGVRPVNYNLSREEEELFLKSVDRIRTAINKNL
- a CDS encoding O-phosphoseryl-tRNA synthetase — encoded protein: MTRWKSKKIIKLAENDFERAWLDTASLIQEPSHVEDRYRGEYGKSNFLYETLYKLREAYLKLGFDEFVNPIFIEEKEVKRQFGPEALAVLDRCFYLAGLPRPDVGLSQEKLNLLEKHGIQADRNELQELLHRYKKGEVDGDDLIKELAETLKIEDSLATMIFSEIFPEFKELKPRPTNLTLRSHMTSGWFLTLSSMYGRKKLPIKLFSIDRCFRREQSEDTTHLRSHFSASCVVMAEDASVEDGKFVARELLRNFGFEKFKFIPDEKRSKYYTPGTQTEVYAYSQKAGWVEIATFGVYSPVALSRYKIEVPVMNLGLGVERLAMVLSSADDIREMVFPQFYKKWHLDDREIAEMIYFKLTPYTEEGIVMAEAIKSVAVEEAERETPAEITAFSGTFLGRKVEVKLVEEEEGKKLLGPAYRNKIFVKEGNILGSAEHPEHAFSTDISYLRACSLAISAKAEKLVETEETEKKLRFGMVKGLGDINLKLDEVARRYITTYEKKIDVRGPLFLTTVIKLK